The Echinicola rosea genome has a segment encoding these proteins:
- the fbp gene encoding class 1 fructose-bisphosphatase, translating to MKTKPYEPNNSALGYSVGVTLDRFIKSKQDDFPFASGELSQILRDIALASKIVNREINRAGLSNISGAFGNTNVQGEEQQKLDVVANIRFCRALTKGGEVCAIVSEEDDEVIDLQNSSGKYVVAMDPLDGSSNIDVNISIGTIFSIYRRVTPVGSPIQPEDIMQPGTKQVAAGYVLYGSSTMLVYTTGKGVNGFTYEQSLGEFFLSHPDMTAPEDGNIYSINEGLKSQVNEGLNNYIEVCKERNYSARYIGSLVADFHRNLLKGGIYIYPSTIKAPQGKLRLLYEANSLAFIAEQAGAVATDGKNRILDIIPTSLHQRTPLYIGSKVMVEESQEFLKESEISQ from the coding sequence ATGAAGACAAAACCATATGAGCCTAATAACTCTGCATTAGGCTATTCAGTAGGCGTCACCCTTGACCGATTTATCAAGAGTAAACAGGACGATTTTCCGTTTGCATCCGGAGAACTGTCACAAATCCTCAGGGACATTGCATTGGCATCCAAAATCGTCAACCGCGAAATCAACCGCGCCGGACTCTCAAACATCAGCGGGGCTTTCGGAAACACCAACGTGCAGGGAGAAGAGCAGCAAAAACTGGACGTCGTGGCAAACATTCGCTTTTGCCGCGCTCTGACCAAAGGCGGAGAAGTCTGCGCTATTGTATCGGAAGAAGATGATGAGGTGATCGATCTGCAAAACAGTAGCGGCAAATACGTCGTGGCCATGGATCCGCTAGACGGCTCTTCCAATATCGATGTCAACATCTCTATTGGGACGATTTTCTCCATTTACCGACGCGTTACGCCAGTAGGAAGTCCTATCCAGCCCGAAGACATTATGCAGCCGGGCACCAAGCAAGTAGCTGCCGGCTATGTACTGTATGGCTCATCTACCATGTTGGTATATACTACGGGCAAGGGTGTGAATGGATTTACCTATGAGCAATCATTAGGCGAGTTTTTCCTCAGCCATCCTGATATGACAGCTCCGGAAGACGGTAACATCTACAGCATCAATGAAGGATTAAAATCCCAAGTGAATGAGGGGTTAAACAATTACATTGAAGTCTGTAAAGAAAGAAATTACAGTGCAAGGTATATTGGGAGCTTGGTGGCGGATTTTCACCGTAACTTACTAAAAGGAGGGATTTATATCTATCCTAGCACCATTAAAGCTCCTCAGGGAAAACTGCGTTTACTGTATGAGGCAAATTCCTTAGCCTTTATTGCAGAACAGGCAGGTGCTGTCGCCACGGATGGCAAGAACAGGATATTGGACATCATTCCCACTTCACTGCACCAAAGGACACCACTTTATATTGGTTCTAAGGTAATGGTCGAAGAGTCTCAGGAATTCCTAAAAGAATCGGAGATCAGCCAGTAA
- a CDS encoding aspartate kinase: MTKAIIYKFGGASVKDAAAIKNLSGILFNRLRSPMVIVVSAIGKTTNALEEILRLKYEKEDFYSNFTILRKNHLAICEELFEDEDLVFGMVENVFLQLARALEGELTKDNYDQFYDQVVGFGELLSSKIIHAYLCLCQQYCIWQDARDFIRTDGNFRAAKVDWDQTAKLCHQKLVPVLKQLPVVTQGFVGSTQEGRSTTLGREGSDFTAAIFAKSLGAEAVTIWKDVPGVLNADPKRFEDTVKFDQLDYKEAAEMTFYGASVIHPRTIKPLANAKIPLYVKSFVEPDGKGTVIGDFGGSKVSFPTIVVKDRQVLVTFQVTDFTFINESHMHQVYAELDRLKLRANLIQSSAITISICTDREVFKLEQLLAEMKSVFHVRYNENLQLVTVKNYDEQTKKRFLDHREILLEQTTRSAFQMVCRMKKGAG; this comes from the coding sequence ATGACAAAAGCAATTATATACAAATTTGGAGGGGCTTCCGTAAAAGATGCCGCAGCGATCAAAAACCTCTCAGGTATTCTATTCAATCGATTGCGGAGCCCAATGGTTATTGTCGTTTCGGCAATCGGCAAAACCACAAATGCACTGGAAGAAATTTTAAGACTGAAATATGAGAAGGAAGATTTTTATTCGAATTTTACCATTTTGAGAAAAAACCATTTAGCAATATGTGAGGAGCTTTTTGAAGACGAAGACCTGGTGTTTGGTATGGTCGAGAATGTTTTTCTACAACTGGCGAGGGCATTGGAAGGAGAATTGACCAAGGACAATTACGATCAATTTTATGATCAAGTGGTAGGGTTTGGAGAGCTTCTTTCCTCAAAGATCATCCATGCTTACCTTTGTCTTTGCCAGCAATATTGTATTTGGCAGGATGCCAGGGATTTTATCCGCACAGACGGCAATTTCCGAGCTGCCAAGGTAGATTGGGACCAAACCGCCAAGCTGTGTCATCAGAAATTGGTACCGGTGCTCAAACAGCTGCCAGTGGTCACCCAGGGATTTGTAGGGAGTACCCAGGAAGGAAGATCGACCACATTAGGTAGGGAAGGGTCTGATTTTACAGCGGCTATTTTTGCGAAGAGTTTAGGGGCCGAGGCGGTGACCATCTGGAAGGATGTTCCTGGTGTGCTAAATGCCGACCCCAAGCGCTTTGAAGATACGGTGAAATTTGATCAGCTTGATTATAAGGAAGCGGCAGAAATGACTTTTTACGGAGCATCAGTGATCCATCCAAGGACCATAAAGCCATTAGCAAATGCCAAAATCCCATTGTATGTGAAATCATTTGTAGAACCCGATGGGAAGGGCACTGTTATTGGCGATTTTGGCGGCAGTAAAGTTTCTTTTCCTACCATAGTGGTGAAGGACCGACAGGTGCTGGTGACTTTCCAGGTGACCGATTTTACCTTTATCAATGAGTCACACATGCATCAGGTGTACGCTGAATTGGATAGGCTTAAGCTACGGGCCAATTTGATCCAGTCTTCAGCGATTACGATTTCTATCTGCACCGATAGGGAAGTGTTTAAGCTTGAGCAGCTCTTGGCCGAAATGAAGTCGGTCTTTCACGTCAGGTACAATGAAAATCTTCAGCTGGTCACTGTCAAAAATTATGATGAGCAAACCAAGAAAAGATTTTTGGATCATCGTGAAATACTGTTGGAGCAGACCACACGAAGTGCCTTCCAAATGGTCTGTAGGATGAAGAAGGGTGCTGGCTGA
- a CDS encoding fructosamine kinase family protein, translated as MHKSNSFYEEVLLDAIPEPTKLKSVRLISAGTMNQSVLLDTDKGALFLKSNHLPSSDMFQQEIKGLTLLHKHAPLQIPKTIGAGHVASQNYMLIEWIHGGYPNGNYWDNLGHGLAELHMATSPRFGLEEDNFIAVLPQINTLNDNWADFFAEERLEPMAGKAYYDGLISKDFYKKFQKIYPKLNGLIPSEKPALLHGDLWSGNVIVNSKGDPCLIDPAVYYGHREMDLAFSKLFGGFRSEFYEAYHEIFPLEPDFESRVDIHNLYPLLVHLNLFGQSYLPGIKKVVKKLI; from the coding sequence ATGCATAAGTCAAATTCTTTCTATGAAGAAGTCTTGCTCGATGCCATACCGGAACCTACCAAACTAAAATCTGTCCGGCTGATCTCTGCCGGAACCATGAACCAAAGTGTACTCTTGGACACCGACAAGGGCGCACTTTTTTTAAAATCCAACCACCTTCCCTCATCGGATATGTTCCAGCAGGAAATAAAAGGCCTTACCCTCCTGCACAAACACGCTCCACTACAAATCCCCAAAACCATCGGCGCTGGCCATGTCGCTTCCCAAAACTACATGCTCATCGAATGGATCCATGGAGGCTATCCAAACGGCAACTACTGGGACAATTTAGGCCATGGACTCGCAGAACTGCACATGGCCACCTCTCCTCGTTTTGGGCTGGAGGAGGATAATTTTATCGCAGTGCTCCCCCAAATAAACACGCTAAACGATAATTGGGCGGACTTTTTTGCTGAAGAAAGACTCGAGCCTATGGCTGGAAAAGCCTATTATGATGGGCTGATCAGCAAGGATTTTTATAAGAAATTCCAGAAGATCTACCCCAAACTAAATGGGCTGATCCCCAGCGAAAAGCCTGCCTTGCTCCACGGTGACTTATGGTCAGGAAATGTTATTGTCAATTCCAAAGGCGATCCCTGCTTGATCGATCCGGCGGTCTATTACGGCCATAGGGAAATGGACTTGGCTTTCTCAAAGCTATTTGGAGGCTTTAGAAGTGAATTCTATGAAGCCTATCATGAGATATTCCCTCTCGAACCTGATTTCGAATCCAGGGTGGATATCCACAACCTCTACCCACTGCTGGTTCACCTCAACCTCTTCGGCCAAAGCTACCTGCCAGGCATCAAAAAGGTCGTCAAAAAACTTATCTAA
- a CDS encoding low molecular weight protein-tyrosine-phosphatase, with translation MIKVLFVCLGNICRSPLAEAIFNHQINEMGLQHKFQSDSCGTSDYHIGELPDERSQASAKKHGIAISHRGRQLNHADIRDFDYIIAMDRSNKKNIVQLMDSYNLSHDRIYLMRDFQPQANADEVPDPYYGGEDGFENVYQILHESIQEFIVKLKKEHQVYA, from the coding sequence ATGATTAAAGTTTTATTTGTTTGCTTAGGCAATATCTGTAGATCACCGCTTGCAGAAGCGATTTTTAACCATCAAATCAATGAAATGGGGCTTCAACACAAGTTTCAAAGTGATAGCTGTGGCACTTCTGATTACCATATCGGCGAATTGCCGGATGAACGCAGTCAGGCCAGTGCAAAAAAACATGGCATTGCCATTTCCCATCGGGGGAGGCAACTGAACCATGCGGACATCAGGGATTTTGACTACATTATTGCCATGGATAGGTCAAACAAAAAAAATATCGTCCAACTGATGGACAGCTACAACCTCAGCCATGACCGTATTTATCTAATGAGGGATTTTCAGCCACAAGCAAACGCTGATGAAGTCCCTGACCCATATTATGGCGGAGAAGATGGATTCGAAAATGTCTATCAAATCCTCCACGAATCCATTCAAGAATTCATTGTAAAATTGAAAAAAGAACATCAGGTGTATGCATAA